The genomic interval atCTATATTATGtggaaatatatattatataattgAATTATACGAGGATGTATTTTGATCTCAGCATTAATTAAGACTCAGTTGCATTAGTATACACAAAGAAATACCACTGGCTCTGATACTTCATGGTTAAGTTATACAAATACCTATTTGGGGTCCTAAAGACACACTCAGAGCTGATTAGGAaggccaggcaggaggagagcaaaGTACGTGCAAATTAAAAGTTTAACTCGTAActagctgggaaaaaaaataagcttcaCATCGAGGAATGCGGTTGTGCAGGATGGAAGCTGCCCGAGTCCCGCTGTTATCCCACCGCACGGGCTGGATAACACGGAAACACGAGCCAAGTGATGCTGATGCCACACGGGGCACCTTCAAGGACACCCCCCTGTGTGACTGCGGGCTGCCTTCCCCTCCCGCGCCCGCAAAGGGATCCTCGCCCCGGGGACCACCGGGCTGGCCGCCAGGTCCCCAGCGTGTCCCGGGGCCgccggggatggggcagggcCGGTGTCGGGGGCACACTCGCCTGTCCATGCGGCACTCCAGGTAGGCCATGGCGCGCTCCCGGCAGGCCGCGCTCTCGTAGCCGCTGTGCCGGAGACACTCCATGAACTGCTCCTTGAAGGCGCTGCACTCCCCTGTAACACACAGCGAGGGGCCGTGACACCCACCGGGGCCGTGACACCCACCGGGCCCGCGGCACGGGCGGGGGGAGGCAGGCCcggcgcggggccgcccggcCGCGGTACCGCACCGAAGTGATCCAGCGGGAAGGCGCCCTTGTCCGGCGGCCGCGGCGTGAAGCTCTTGGCGCTGAAGTTCATGGCGGTGGACATGTCGCCGGTGTTGGGTGGGGGTTTGGCACGGACGGTCCTGCGGTCCCTCGGTCCCTGCCCCGGTCCGTCGGTCCGTCCCGCCGCCGGGGGGAGCCGAGCGCATCGAGCGGCCACGTGaccggggcggggccgcccgccATGGTCGCGGCGTCCCCGTGGCCATGGCAACCGCAGCGATGGGCGCGTCGCCATGGAGACGCCACCGACGCCGCCCGCCATGTTGGGCCGGGCCCCAGCGGGAGGGTCGGGCTGGGGGGGATTCGTGTCCTTGCATTCAGGGCTTCGTCAGCTTCTGCGAAATAAACCGATTCCTCCTCATAAAAACCCGTGGTTTTCTCCTCATTCCACTCTGAACGCTCCGAatgattcttggggttgtcctgggcagggccaggagctggactttgatgatgattgtgggtcccttccaacgcagGATATCCCGtaattctgtggttctgtgccTGGGTGGGTGAGAGCGATGGCCACCGGCCTCCTGTCTGCGGAGGGGCCTGGAAAAACGGTCTGTCACTAGCACTTGTTCAGCTGGAAGTGGAGGGGGAACGAGCCAAACTTGGATCCTGGTGTCAGCAAACTGCTTCATACAGGATCCAGCCTTAGCGAGTCTCTCCCGTTTCTATCCAGGGACCAGGCTGAGGCCGggctcctccttcccctctgccatgAAGAACGAGTTCCTCACCTGCCACTTCTGAGAGTGTTGAGTCTTGActtaaaagcacatttttcagGACCCAGTCCTGGCTGGTGTGatcccagagccctggggaTAACACTTGCAGGGAGGCAGTACGAACTTACCTCAGCAACCCAGCAGGATTTTGGAGGAgccatccccatcctgctgcagtgaCATGAACTCTTCCATCAACTGCCCGTGGTGGTAATAACATGATTGTTTATCCCTTGTTAATCCCCATGGTTTAATGCTGTGCACAAACCTGATGGACAGCTCCGAGTTATTTTATGCCTTCTACAAAGGATGGGTGAGCAGGAGGGTTCCCATCACATGCCATGAATGCTGATGAGGCTGGTAAAACCAAGCGGTTTTTGGCAGATGCTTGGGAAACGGTGAACTTCCAGATCCTCAAGATGGATAATCAAGAAAAACACCCCTATTGCCTGCAGGTTTACAGCACATGCTCTGCAGATCCACAATCTCCTCCTGAAAGGAGGATGAGAAATGGCTTTAATTTAACCTACCCGAGTGTTAACAGTGGATTACAgtagtattttttcttctttgctaaTAGCTGCAATTGGTTTCAGACAGTCTTTCATCTGTTTtaagttgatttttcttttaattaaatgacTGAGCTAAGTAGAAAGAATTCgaggctgggaaaaaaaagagaaatagctTCAATTTTTAAGGACAGTCATTATGGAAATACTACCTGCAGCTCTATTTAAAGTGTGTTTTGTTTATGCCTTGATTGCTTTCTTATTACAGTATCGAAATTCTAAATGGAAAATTACACCGTGTTCTATTACATAAGTAACTGGTTTAAACAGCCTGAAATTTAAGGTTTTATTATTAGGTGTTCAGTGCTATGAACAATGGAGGGTTTTTATTATACGGCAAATGGCACTTTTCCACTTGACTTCATTACAACACTTGGTGGTAAAAGCGAGATACTCCTCTTTCATAAATACATGCAGCAAACTGTCTCCCAGATCTCAGAGGactgagcagcagagaagcagctttGGTTCATCTGGACAAGTTTAGCCGAAGTGTCAAGGCACTTGATTTTAGCAAACTGCCCAAATTATGTTACTGACTTTTTGGACCTGCTGGTTCCCCATGTGATGAAGGAAGAAGTCAAAGGAAAGAGATACACAGGAATCCCACAGCAGAATTATTCCCAGACAGACAGTGACAATCCattccagttctgtttaatgtctttatcaacaatctggatgaggggatttGGTGCACCCTCAGTAAGCTTGTAGATGGTACCCAGTTGGGTGGGAGTGtacatattaagaaaaatttcttcctcaaaagggttgtcaaaccttggaacaggctgcccagggcagtggttgGAGCCAGTGTCcccagagggatttaaaagatgtagaTGTGGTGATgagagacatggtttagtggtggccttggcagtgctgggggaacagttggtctcaatgatcttaaaggtcttttccaacctaaacaattccatgattccaggCAAAGGCTGTATCAAGttgatatattttattatatacaaatatttttactacCTATTTATTAACTGTCTGTCTTTGGAGCCTTAAATTTTGTAGTTACCCGCCTTCAGGTCAGGTATAGTAGCAGATGTTTGGTTATGGTTACttaatgtttttattgcaaATGCCAGTTGTATCTTCTAGAGTTTCCTTTAAAGGTACATGCTGTCATACAACCTAGTACACGTGCTTTTGCAGTTAAGGATGTGTTTTTCCCAAGGAGATCAAGTGAAACCCCTGTTAGATAACcagtgtgaagaaaaaaaatctcatttgcaGATTAAGTCAACCAATTCCAAAGaaattcaataaaaacaaagcagtgcCATAAACAGAGAATTAAATGGTTTTTTCATATTATCTTTCAAAGAAGTGAGAGACTTTGACAGCATCAGGGAAATCTGAAATAGCTGCTTCAGTAAAAAAGTGCCCATTTTACAAGAGAAATCAGATAATTTGTAAAGCATGCAGTGTTTCACGGAATCTCTAGTCTGGAGTCCTGAGCCCTTTCCAAAAATTAGAAGGCTCAAATTAGAAGGCTTCCCAAAGTAGGGAATATCTTGGATCTTCCCCTTTCAAGGTACAGAGGTtgatagatttaaaaaaaaaaaaatcctttgcttGAATCAGAGCTGTTAGTCATTAGTTAGGAACTAAAGATTCATTAAATATGGACtaaagtaacatttaaaaactgtttgctCTTTTACAATGTTGTCACTTAGTGCTGAAAACTTATTCCACTATTGGTGTTTATTTGTCAGTTGTACAAATGTCTCTTCAGAAGAAGTTATTACACACTTACCACTACTTTTCAGAAGCACCAAACTGAATAAATACATCAGAGAAGaacctttattcttttttatggGCAGGGTAAAGTTGGTGACttccattattttctctcttgcacCATGCTGCATCTTTTAAAAGCCTGAAGATTCAAATTATCAGGTagttaatttgaaaataatttattgacAAGCCATGAAAGGCTTTGAGTAAAGTACTCGGGGATTTCGTAGCTTCACTTGGGATAGCTGTAAGAAATTAATGAGATGAACAAGACCAAGCACATTCAGATGCTGGAATTTGTGCCCTTGAGactgctgttcccagcccaggcacagaaCACACCTCAGAGAAACATCCTTCCAGGATCACTCATTCCTACACCTCACCCTTGCAAGGCGAGCACGCCGCCAGCTCTTACATAAGGTCTCTTGCTACATCACTGCCACAGGCTGTTGTAaaccatttttctcccttttaattCAGGTTCCTAGACAAgcaaaaatgcagaatattgCCAAAATAGTCTGGGGAATGGGGATTTTTGTTGTGGATGATTAATGAAGTATTATTGTTTTGCACTTACAGGGAAATTGTAGTTTCATGCCGTTGAGGTCAGAGCCTTAATATGTTATGTGCTCTGCAAAGATGTACAGAGTGATAGCTCATTTTCTGTTATTACTGAGCCAAAACCTCATCAGGTTAGAGAGGAATGTTGTAGAAATAGTAATACTGCACTGAGATGCAAAGCAAACCTTTATCTTACACCGCTAGTTGCGATTCTGGTATATCTAAATCCACATCTCTACCTGCATCCAGACAGGGGCCCAAAAGTAAGATGCTGGGCCCCTGGCTCTGTAGATACCTACCTCCTAATCACCCTTCATGGCATGTCCCAAATTTCTCTTGGATTAATACAATTTCTGCAGTACTCCCCGTTGAGATAGACTGAGGCTAGAgaccccaaacaaaaaatccttgGAGTTATGACAAGGCATTTGATTTGATTTCTGACTTCCCAGGTCAGGCTGCCGTGACTTGGTGTAAATGCGAGATCTGGAAGAACGTGGTTCTGGCTATGGTCACAAGGGACTTTACTGCAAATGTTTCTGTAGATATGCATATTGAAAAGTAACATTACCAGCACCAAACCCGAGGATCTCCCACGTATTTTCTCACTGAATGAGACTAAGGAAGGAATGGCATCCATTCAGTACAAGAAGAAGGCTTTTAAAAGCACCAGAGTTCCCAAGAATGGTAAATGCTTAACAGGAGTGGAAAATACTGTCACCTTAGGCTCTGCACAGGGACAATGCACTAATCCcatgcacagatttttttattttcttctaccaGTGACCAGACCCATCACATAAATTCTTTTAGCTCagaatatgtaaaaaaacccccatgagtctttaaaaaatttttttgcagtgaaataatgattttaaaaaatatttttccaggagTCTTTCTTCTCAAAGTAGATTTGCAGCCCACACTGATTTGACAGATAAGTGAAAAGAAACTAACAAGTTATTTGTATGAAAATGAGCATACTGAACACTTGAGATACTGATCACCACCCTGTAGTGATCCTGCAGAAATACAGATTGGCAGGGTGGGAAGAAGTGGGTGTAATCCAATAAAACAATGCCATAATGATGAAAAATTGAAAGAGGTCAAAGTCGGGAagcttttgatttctttttgcagTGGCATTTGTCAAGGCAAGCAAAATCCATTAGCGAGGAGCAGGCCGAGTTTTAACACATCTGggtctttaaaaatgttaatgtttaaTAGGGTGTGCTCAGGCTTTATATATTCCTGATAACAATGCACGGGCTGATAGGCATCTCCAGAGGCTGTAAATCAGTGGCAGAGCCTTGCAAGGCACACAAGCACTTGGTGTTCACTCTCATGGTTTATTATGTTATCAGCAGTCATTGACTGAATTATGGCCTTATAACAACTCTTTCCCTGCATTATCCTACGGTTACTGTAGCATTGTTAACCTGTGTCCCATTAGAAGATGATATGACCTTCTCCAGATGAGCACACAGAAATTACTGTGGCTGTTTAATGTACAGGCTCATTTTCTAGGAGGAACTGAGCTGTGCCCACAAGGTCTGCTTACCTTAAGATGGTATCAGTTCTGGCTTGGGCTGGTAGAAAGACAAAGACACGTGAGCAGGGAGCAACGTTTTCTCCCCAGTCCTGTGTGGGATGCCTCACCTGCAAGCCAGCAACTCAGTTGTAAGCTGTGTTTGGAGTTGCGTACTGGAAACCAAGGTACATGAGGAAGAAATGGAGGTGAAGGCATCAGATTGGCTGTATTTTAAGACTGCAATCATTCCCTCCTGCTGGAGAGCTCCTCCATTATTTCCCACAGTGCATGCACCAGCCCAGCAGGTTGCAAGTCCGTGGGCTCATGAGAAAGGGTTTCACCCTATATTGTAACCAGGTACAACCTGAAGCTTGAAACAAATTGGAATCCCTTGGGAAGGTGCTCTTGCTtgctgtggcagcagccagcTCCATTCCAACAGAGGTGTACGTAAACAGAAACAACAGATTTCCTCCGCTGGTACCCAACTGGCCCcatgtagggttttttcctccctcttacTGTGTATTACAGAGTGTCAGGAGTCCCAGTGGTCACACCATTTTCTCAGAGAAGACTCTGATATTCTTGGAAatgtctgggagaagagagtgCAGAAAAAGACCTCATAGTTTTGCAGAAAATCTTGAGACTGATA from Chiroxiphia lanceolata isolate bChiLan1 chromosome 16, bChiLan1.pri, whole genome shotgun sequence carries:
- the LOC116794900 gene encoding cytochrome c oxidase assembly protein COX19 isoform X1, yielding MSTAMNFSAKSFTPRPPDKGAFPLDHFGECSAFKEQFMECLRHSGYESAACRERAMAYLECRMDRQLMANEPLEKLGFKDLINEKSEEKPEKL
- the LOC116794900 gene encoding cytochrome c oxidase assembly protein COX19 isoform X2, coding for MSTAMNFSAKSFTPRPPDKGAFPLDHFGECSAFKEQFMECLRHSGYESAACRERAMAYLECRMDRDVSILALLCSASCTTAAYG